The sequence below is a genomic window from Ancylothrix sp. D3o.
CGCATGATGAAAAACTTACAATTGCGTCACGAAGTTATTAAAGCTATTCGCAGATTTTTGGAAGATCAACAAGGTTTTATTGAAGTTGAAACGCCGGTTTTAACTCGTTCAACTCCCGAAGGTGCCCGCGATTATTTGGTTCCTTCTCGTGTTAATCCGGGTGAATGGTTTGCTTTACCGCAATCTCCTCAACTTTTTAAACAATTACTCATGGTGTCCGGTTTAGACCGATATTATCAAATTGCTCGCTGTTTCCGCGATGAAGATTTGCGAGCCGACCGGCAACCTGAATTTACTCAGCTAGATATGGAAATGAGTTTCATGTCGATGGAGGAAATTCTGCAATTAAATGAGGAATTGGTAGCACATATTTTTAAGTCTGTCAAGGGTGTAGAAATTCCGCGTCCGTTCCCGCGTTTGACTTATGCGGAAGCAATGGATCGCTATGGTAGTGATAAGCCTGATACCCGGTTTGGGTTAGAATTGGTGGATGTTTCTGATGTGGTAAAAGACATCGGTTTTAAGGTGTTTTCCGGTGCAGTTGCGGCGGGGGGAATTGTCAAAATTTTACCAATTCCTGAAGGCAATGCGGCAATTTCTAATGTGCGAATTAAACCAGGTGGAGACTTGTTTAATGAAGCTGCAAGTGCCGGTGCTAAGGGTTTAGCTTATATCCGTGTGCGCGATGATGGCGAAATTGATACGATTGGTGCAATTAAGGATAATTTAAGCGAAGAACAAAAGCAGGAAATTTTGAAGCGAACAGGGGCACAGGCCGGTCATTTGTTGCTGTTTGGTGCGGGGCCGGTGGATATGGTAAATAAGACGTTGGATCGTCTGCGGCAAGTAATTGGCCGGGAATTAAATTTAATTGATCCTGAGAAGATTAATTTGCTTTGGGTGACAGATTTTCCGATGTTTGAATGGAATGCTGATGAGAAGCGTTTGGAAGCGCTACATCATCCGTTTACGGCACCAAAACCAGAAGATATAGACGATTTGAAAACAGCCAAAGCACAGGCTTATGATTTGGTGTTGAATGGTTATGAAATTGGCGGCGGTTCTCGGCGGATTTATCAGCGGGAAGTGCAAGAAAGAGTGTTTGAAACCATTGGGTTATCAAGCGAGGAAGCTTATAACAAATTTGGCTTTTTGCTGGATGCGTTTGAGTATGGAACGCCGCCGCATGGTGGTATTGCTTATGGCGTAGACCGGCTGGTGATGTTGTTAGCTGGGGAAGAGTCGATACGGGATGTGATTGCTTTTCCGAAGACGCAACAAGCGCGTTGTTTGCTGACAAGTGCGCCGGCGGGAGTTGATGCAAAACAGCTTAAAGAGTTGCAGGTTGCTTCGACTTATAAACCAAAGGCGTAAGAGTTAGAAAGCCGGCAAAGTGTGAGAAACACGCCGGCTTTTTTGTTGAGATAATCACAAAGTTTTGGGTTTTGATGGGGGGTTAATTAAACATTGAATGAGGCAAAAATTTAGGTTAGTGGACTAAACATTGTTGCTTAGTTTGGGTGGCTTCTCTTTTGACGTGGCCGGCTGTCACGGCGTTTTGTAAAGTTACGAGTGCATCGAGATCGTCGATGTTACAGTGGACGTGGAAGAGATGTTTGATTTGCTGTTCGGTGTCGAGGCTGAGGTAGCCGGTTTTCATTACTTGGCGGACAAGTTTGCGAATCATGTTTACTCGTGTCATGGCTCAATCTTTTGAAACACCCTGTCCTGCTAGTATGGCTGTTGTCTGGGGTGTTGTGCGTGATGCTGGTGTGCTAAGGGTTGTGATTGTTTGGTTTTGAGGCCGGTGATGTTGATCACGTTTGGGCCGGTGTTTGGGTTTAGTTTGGGTATTTGATATTAAAGTTTTTTGTGATAAGTTGTACAAAAATTGATTTTTTCTCGTTGTAGGGTTAAATAAAAAACACCCAACTTCATTTTTAGAAGCCGGTTTTGTTTGATAGAAAAAGAAAAATCGCTTTTTAGTTTAGAGTCTGTTATTAAGCAATTTATATGTAGGCTGGGTTAATTAACCCAACCTATGAAACTATTACTCCGACTGCGATTGAGCCGCTTGTTGAACTTGCTCAATACTCAACTGTAATGCCTGTGCGACTTGTTCAGCACTCAATCCTAATGCCAGCAAGCGGGGGATAGCTTCGAGTTTAGCTCGGCGCTCTCCTTCCTCTAATCCTTCCTCTAAACCTTCAAGTTTGATATCCTGGTAAAGTCTGGTTTGCTTAAACTCATCTAACCCTAACATAGTTCGCAACTCCTCTCGACTCAAATTTGACAACTTATAGAGCAATATCGTCTCTATTAATTCTAGTAGCTTTTCGGACAAAGCCGCATCTTCTACTTCCTGACGCGAAGGAGCAATTAATTCTTTCCCTCGCTCAACAGCCGTTTCTTCCCTATCAACAATTAACCGGATAATCGCCAAACTTAACGAATTTTCTGCCTCTAATTCATCCAAATAAACCCGCTGCACTTGCAGACAACTGAGCAGCAATTCATAGGGAATGGTATCATCAGTTTCGATAGTGCGCGTCGGATAAATTACCACCGCTTGCCAGTAATTTACAGATTCATTTTGTTGCAGATACAAAAAAATCTCCGCAAAAAACCGCCGGTAAAAGCTTGCGTCTTTCTGAAACTGAACCTCGACAAAAAAAACCGGCATTTCTTGAGAATTAATGGCCGGTTCGTACACAGCATCAATGCGAAAAGCCTTTTGCTTGAGTTCAACAGAAGCAAAATTATAAGCCTCCGTATCAATTTCTGAAAAGCCTATCAACTCAAAAAACAATTCTGGAAACTGCTGGAAAATAAGATAAAAAATTGTGTCGGTTTTCACAAGAATTTTGTAAGTTGGGTTAATTAACCCAACCTACCACAACTTACCACCCCTGACTAATTCGCCGATTATTAATACTTTCTCTGGGCAAAAAAGCTATCGGATCAACAGCCCCACGTCCGGGGGAATGAATTTCAAAATGACTGTGAGGACCCGTACTAAAGCCGGTGCTACCCATTTCTGCAATTTGTTGACTTTGCTCAACTTGTTGCCCTTTGCGGACTAAAATTCGATTGTTATGAGCATAGCGAGTAATGCTTCCATCAGGATGCCGAATTTCAACTAAATTCCCATATCCACCTTTATTCCAACCGGCATAAGTCACCACCCCAGAAGCAGCCGCAAAAATAGGCGTACCAATGGGTGCAGCAATATCAATTCCTCGGTGCATTCTTCCCCAACGCATCCCATAACCAGATGTTAAAACTCCGCTTGCCGGCCAAATAAAACCCTTCGCCGGTGGCGCATCTGGTAAATAAATATCAGGCGAACCCAAAGGCGGTAATTCTCCAGCATTCTGCTGATACATTTCTATCTGATTTCTTAAAGCATCTAAACGAGCACTAACTTGACCGGCTTGATTTGTTGAATTTTCCTGAATAAGGGCCGGTTCCCCCGAAACCCTGGCAGGAGTTTCAGCAGAAACTTGATAAAATTGGCGCTGATTATTTGGGCTAAAATTTATTGATTTTGGCTCTCGATCATCATGGAACCAAGACTCACCGGCAGCTTCCATTTCCCCCTGCTCATCTAACAAATGAGACGGAGTAATAACCGGCACCCCCTCCCCCAAAGATATCACAGGCTCAGCTTTTAATAAATTTGTTTGTTGCGGGACTTCCTGCCTTTGACTGTTTAAATTTAAATTCTTAAACTCGCCGGCAAACACCGGCCCTGTCTCCCCTTCAACCCTCGGTAAATTAACAGCTTTAACAACTTTATTATCAATCAAAGCAACATCATTATTGATACTCGGTGGTGTTTCAGCAAAAGCCGTAGTAGAAAATGTTAATTGAAGCTGATCTTGAGCGACAAGAGCAACCAGCGTCCCCATCGCAATTTTTTGAAAATTCATCAACTTTGCCTCTTGTGTGTAAAAAAAGCCACAAAATTTGCTCCCCTCAAAAAGAAGGAGCGCTCAAAAAAATTCAAGTTTAGAAGTTAGCGGCTTTAAATTATTTCCGCATCCAAGATCACTCCTAAAGCAAACAAAATTCCCCACCTCCAACAATGAAGAGGGAAAAGGCGCTAATCTTTTTCAACGCTGCACTTGCTCGCTCCGGGTAATTTTATTTGAGATTTTAAATATTTAATTTTTGATAGCAAAAACCTTATGGATAAAGGAAAGCAGCCCCGCATTTGTAGCCAATATTGCGTGATAAAAATATAAAAGTCTGAGACGGTTCGCTATAATGCAAAACAACCAGCCACCTTTAAAACCATGAACCGCAGTATTAGTAAAATTTGTAACAAAAAACTCCTTTATAAACCGCTGCAAGCATTTATTTTAGGGTTGTGCATAGCCACCGGCACCTCTGTTATGGCTCAACTGCTGCCGGTCAAAGGCAACCTTATTAACCTCAATTCCCGCGAAGGCGAACAATTACTCCTAGAAAGCAAAGCCAGAACCGATTATTTACCCCTCAGCCTGCAATTTGTCACCCAAGATAACCTAGCATATTGCGGCGTTGCCAGTATCGTAATGGTATTAAATGCCTTAGAAATTCCCGCACCCGAATCACCCGAATACGGCAAATTTCGACTTTTTACTCAAGAAAACTTTTTTAATAACGAAAAAACCCGCCAAGTCGTCGAGCCGCAAGTCGTTGCGCGTAAAGGCATGACCCTCGACCAACTCAGTCAACTCATAGAAACTTATGCAGTTAAAGTGCAAGTTTATCACGCCGGCAACAGCAGTTTAGAAGAATTCCGTAAACTAGCCGTGCAGAATTTAGAACAACCAGGGAATTTTATTTTAGTCAATTATTTACGCAGCAGCCTAGGTCAAGAAACAGGCGGTCATATCTCCCCCATTGGCGCATACAATGAAAAAACAGACCGATTTTTAATCTTTGATGTATCCCGTTATAAATATCCCCCCATCTGGGTTAGCACCTCTGATCTATGGCAATCGATGAATACCCTAGACTCAGATTCCGGCAAAACGCGAGGATTTGTCTTAATAAACCCCCAGTAATCGCCTTTCACTTTGAGGAAATTTTTTGTTTTTTTTCCCAAAAAAATTATTTTCTTTTTTAAATAAATTGGCCGATTCATGCCCATTATAAAAGCCAATAACTCATAAATTGTTAAAAGAAAAATCCCCATTTATCTACATGAAAATGGGTGAGGAGAAGGGGTATTTATTTATATGAATGAAAGAAAAAAGGACTTACGCTTTGTGTGAAAAAATCTTGACACTACTGATACTCTGCGAGGTAAAATTGCGTAAGCCCCGCAAAATTTAGCGATAGTCAGAGCGGACTACATCGGGGTCGCGTTCAGTGGTGTAGCGGGTCGGTTCTTTGCGACGAGCCAAACCAGCCAAACCCAAAAGACCTAACAAGCCCAACCAACCCCAATCAAAATCATTATCGCGGGTTGTATCAGTGGTTCTGACATCATCGGTGCGGTAATTGGGAGACGTGGTAGTGGTGGTATCAGTCCCAGAAGGAGTGTTTGTTTGAGCAGAAGCGGGTAAAGTAGCGGGCAATACAGCTAAACTAGCTGCGACTACACTGGCGCCCAAAAGATTGCGGATTGAAGAACGTTTCATAATTTATTTTCCTCTCGTGTTTTTTCTAATTTATCGATTCTGGCTATTAAAGAAATCAACCTGCGGGTATAAACTGAGAGTTGATTGAACGTTAACTTCAGAAATAGAAAAGTTTTTTTGATCATCAAAACCTTTGCGTAGGCTGTTTGTGCGCTCTGGTGGTTCTTGCAAAGCTTTTTAATAGTAAAAATTTGAACCAAATTAATCTAAAAGTCACCATTCCATCAAAAATTTTCTCACTCTTGAGAGAGAGAATCAGCAAAATCAGCTTGAAGTTGAGCAGCCACTCGCTCACCAAATTCGGCATCTGTATTAGCCAAACTCAGCATTTGGAAATACTCCTGTTTCGTTAAACCATATTGCTCAATAATAACGAAAGCCATAGCTTGCACTGAGGCCACAGTTTCGGCTGCTATTTCTGGTTGGGGCCGGCCTTGCTCAACCGTTGTTTCTGCGGTTGACCATTGCGAAATCTGGCTTTCCACAAGCCCCAACACTTGTACATAAGCACGCACAAACTGACTGACTTTTTCCGAGGGAATGCTCGCAGCATCCAAACTTCGCTCCATCCCCCCTTGATCAGAACTACTAGGCAAAGGCACAGCCAAAGCCACCGGCGTCAAAATCGCGCTACATATAGCCATAACCAGCAAAAATAAGATCAATCTGCGTTCTGGGCACCGGCCACAACACCACCAGAACAGCCATAAGCAGGGCCAAACAAAATAACATGACATAAAATAAAGTGCGGAAAAAATCAAGCCTTCTGAAATCCAAACAATTGTGAGATAAAAAATGCCAACGACTGCCGATTGGCCTCAACTCTAATGTGGGAAAATTAACAATCGCTCCTAGAAATTTTTGCTTAGAGACAATCAAAAATACTAAGATATAGGTAAATCTACAGAGTTGGAATGACTATGGCTGGCGGCGAGTCTCAGACCCAAGATTCCCTTTCCCTGCGAGAGTTGCAAGTGGTTGAACTGGTAGCTGCTGGCTTGAGTAATCAACAGATTGCCGAGCAGCTAGAAATCAGTAAACGCACAGTGGATAACCATATTAGCAATATTCTCAACAAAACTAAGTCCCAAAACCGGGTGGCCCTCGTGCGCTGGGCTTTGCAGTCGGGTAAAGTTTGCATTAATGAGGTAAATTGCTGTATTCTGCCTCTGCCAACCAATAATGGTAACAGTGAGCCGGTACAACAGGATACACCTCAAGAGGATCACGAAGATCACTAGGAGAAATTCAGCATGGGAGAACAGCTAATCAAAACTCCACCCGAAACAAAGCTGCGCGATCAAATACGCTGGCACAAACTTCCCTTGGCAGTATATCGGGAAATCGCAGCCCACTTGCGTCAAGTCCAAGGCGTGGATACTGGCTTATTGCCGGTTCCCCCTGGAGAACCCTTTGAGAGCGATCAAAGTCAAGTCGGCGGTTTATGGGTAGAGTATCCCCAAACCATTGCCCCTAGTGAACGTAATTTAATGGATCGGATTTTGGCTTACTATAACAATCGCTATGGTTCATTTGAACGTTTAAGCGTTTAAATTTCCCCGCAACTTTTTAATTTTGTAAGAGTTTGTAAAAATTTAATGGGCGCAATTCAAGCATTACGAGGAACGCGGGATATCTTACCCGATGAAATAGCCTATTGGCAGCGCACAGAAGCCACTGCTAGAGATATTTTAGGCCGCTGCGGTTATCGGGAAATTCGCACGCCAATTTTTGAAGAAACAGCCTTGTTTGAACGCGGAATTGGCGAAGCAACTGATGTAGTCGGCAAGGAAATGTACACCTTTAAAGACCGGGGTGAGCGCTCTAATACCTTGCGTCCCGAAGGTACTGCCGGTGTGGTTCGTTCCTATATCGAAAATAAGCTGTTTGGACAAGGTGGCGTACAGCGTTTGTGGTACACCGGCCCCATGTTTCGCTACGAACGTCCCCAGGCCGGTCGTCAGCGTCAATTTCATCAAATTGGCGTTGAAGTATTAGGCAGTGCTGACCCCCGTGCTGATGTAGAAGTCATTGCCATTGCCACCAATTTACTCCAAACATTAGGCTTAAAAAACTTAAATCTTGCCTTAAATTCTGTCGGCAATCGCCACGATAGACAGCAATACCGCCAAGCCTTGATAGACTATTTAACACCGTTTAAAGACGAGTTAGATACGGATTCCCAAGACCGGCTCACTCGTAATCCTTTGCGAATTTTAGACAGCAAAGATAAACGCACCCAAGAAATTGCTATCAATGCACCCAGTATCTTAAATTATTTGGGAGAAGACTCACGCCGGCACTTTGATAAAGTTCAACAACTTTTAACAGATTTAGGCATTTCCTACGCCTTAAATCCCCGTTTAGTGAGAGGTTTAGATTACTATACCCACACCGCTTTTGAAATTCAATCCGATGATTTAGGCGCTCAGGCAACTGTTTGCGGTGGGGGCCGGTATGATGGTTTAGTGGCAGAATTAGGCGGCCCCGAAACACCGGCAGTCGGTTGGGCAATTGGTTTAGAACGCTTAACAATTTTGTTGCAACAAATTCAACAAACTCCCCAAGCTTCCATTGATTTCTATATCGTTTCTAAGGGCGAAAAAGCCGAAGATAATGCGTTAATTTTGGCACAAAACCTACGTCAAAATAGCTTTAGTGTCGAGTTAGATTTAAGCGGCAGTGCCTTTGGCAAACAATTTAAACGAGCAGACCGAAGTGGGGCGATAGCTTGTTTGGTTCTGGGAGATGAGGAAGCTGTTAATAAAACAGTTCAGTTGAAATGGCTAAAAACTGGAGAACAAAGCGCCATTTCTCAAGCAGAATTGTTAGCCAATGTGGAAGAATTAAAGAGCCGGTTGCAGGCTGCCAAATAGCTTTTTGAGAAGGGACAAGGGCACACTACCCTGTCTCTTCTTTGAAGCCACCTATGCAAATTATCTTCAATGCCTTAACAAAGTATTATATTAAGCCAGACATTAGATATTTTTTTGAGGTTTACCTATGACACCGGCAGAATTACTGCAACTTATTCAACAAGCTGCTAAAGATAAACGAACCCATCTTGACCTTTCCGATCAAAAATTGACCCAGCTACCACCAGAAATTGGCACTCTGACAAGATTACAAGAATTATCTATAACCGGCAATCCCTTAAGTGAAATCCCGCCAGAAATAGGCAATCTAGTAAATTCAAAAAAAATTGATTTCAGTTTCAATGAACTCACAACACTGCCATCAGAAATTGGTTTAATTAATTTAACAGAACTCCACCTCACCTATAATAGCCTAACAAGAATACCGGCGGAAATTGGCAACCTTAAAAACTTGACAAAACTTGACATTAGTGGTAATCAATTGGCAGAATTACCAGCAGAAATTGGCAACCTTGTTAATTTAAAGATATTAGATATCAGGGATAATCAACTGCAAGAATTGCCCACAGAAATTGGAAAACTAAGAAACCTAGAGAAGCTTTATCTATCGCGTAATCAACTCAAGGAACTGCCGGCATCTATTGGCAATCTTACTAATCTCAAAATTTTAGATGTGGGCAAAAACTATCTCACATCTATACCCTCCGAACTTGGTAATCTTGTTAATTTAAATAAGTTATTTATTTGGAACAATAAGCTAACATCTTTGCCGCCGACTATCGCCAATTTGGCAAATTTGATAGTCTTGGATATTCCTGGTAATGAATTTGTAAAACTACCCTCCGAAGTTGGCAGACTTATTAACCTGAGAGAGTTAAACTTGTCTAACAATAAATTAAAAGCTTTGCCCCTAGAGATTGCCAATCTCACCAATTTAACGCACTTATCTCTGGCAGGCAATGAATTGACGGCAGTGCCCCTAGAAATTAGCAAACTGACTAACCTTCAGGTGTTAATTTTGAGCGAAAATCAAGAAAAGCAGTTGCCGGTGGAAATTGTCAAAGAAGGAACCCAAGGAATTTTAGCTTATCTTCAAAAACGAGAATAAAGGCTAGGGGCGACACTTGTACAGTTTGGCAGTTCTAAAACACACTTTATAAAGTCGGGTTTTGGTCGTTGCCAAGCATAATCAAACCCCTAGAGAAAATAGCAAACTTTCTAAATTAATAATTGATAACTCGCTGAAATAATGGAGAAATAAGCGCAGCCAAAAGTTATATAAAATTAAAGATCCTCAAAATTACGAGAAGCTTGACAATTAAACATTCTGCCCAGAACAGAAACTTAGAAAAACTATGGCAAACTTGACAGATTGCGTTAAACTACACAATAGAAACTGGTTGCAACCGGCCCCCACTATCGCGCCGAAAATATGGAATCCTGGGAATTTTTAATCCAAAAACA
It includes:
- a CDS encoding LuxR C-terminal-related transcriptional regulator, which produces MAGGESQTQDSLSLRELQVVELVAAGLSNQQIAEQLEISKRTVDNHISNILNKTKSQNRVALVRWALQSGKVCINEVNCCILPLPTNNGNSEPVQQDTPQEDHEDH
- the aspS gene encoding aspartate--tRNA ligase, which codes for MRTHYCGQLRQQHLGETVTLYGWVDRRRDHGGVIFLDLRDRTGIVQIVSDPQRTPEFYHLAEKLRNEYVVQITGRVSQRPEDSLNPKLPTGEIEIYADQIELLNTVRKQLPFQVSTAETEQVREELRLKYRYLDLRRERMMKNLQLRHEVIKAIRRFLEDQQGFIEVETPVLTRSTPEGARDYLVPSRVNPGEWFALPQSPQLFKQLLMVSGLDRYYQIARCFRDEDLRADRQPEFTQLDMEMSFMSMEEILQLNEELVAHIFKSVKGVEIPRPFPRLTYAEAMDRYGSDKPDTRFGLELVDVSDVVKDIGFKVFSGAVAAGGIVKILPIPEGNAAISNVRIKPGGDLFNEAASAGAKGLAYIRVRDDGEIDTIGAIKDNLSEEQKQEILKRTGAQAGHLLLFGAGPVDMVNKTLDRLRQVIGRELNLIDPEKINLLWVTDFPMFEWNADEKRLEALHHPFTAPKPEDIDDLKTAKAQAYDLVLNGYEIGGGSRRIYQREVQERVFETIGLSSEEAYNKFGFLLDAFEYGTPPHGGIAYGVDRLVMLLAGEESIRDVIAFPKTQQARCLLTSAPAGVDAKQLKELQVASTYKPKA
- the hisS gene encoding histidine--tRNA ligase, with amino-acid sequence MGAIQALRGTRDILPDEIAYWQRTEATARDILGRCGYREIRTPIFEETALFERGIGEATDVVGKEMYTFKDRGERSNTLRPEGTAGVVRSYIENKLFGQGGVQRLWYTGPMFRYERPQAGRQRQFHQIGVEVLGSADPRADVEVIAIATNLLQTLGLKNLNLALNSVGNRHDRQQYRQALIDYLTPFKDELDTDSQDRLTRNPLRILDSKDKRTQEIAINAPSILNYLGEDSRRHFDKVQQLLTDLGISYALNPRLVRGLDYYTHTAFEIQSDDLGAQATVCGGGRYDGLVAELGGPETPAVGWAIGLERLTILLQQIQQTPQASIDFYIVSKGEKAEDNALILAQNLRQNSFSVELDLSGSAFGKQFKRADRSGAIACLVLGDEEAVNKTVQLKWLKTGEQSAISQAELLANVEELKSRLQAAK
- a CDS encoding Rpn family recombination-promoting nuclease/putative transposase, yielding MKTDTIFYLIFQQFPELFFELIGFSEIDTEAYNFASVELKQKAFRIDAVYEPAINSQEMPVFFVEVQFQKDASFYRRFFAEIFLYLQQNESVNYWQAVVIYPTRTIETDDTIPYELLLSCLQVQRVYLDELEAENSLSLAIIRLIVDREETAVERGKELIAPSRQEVEDAALSEKLLELIETILLYKLSNLSREELRTMLGLDEFKQTRLYQDIKLEGLEEGLEEGERRAKLEAIPRLLALGLSAEQVAQALQLSIEQVQQAAQSQSE
- a CDS encoding phytochelatin synthase family protein, producing the protein MNRSISKICNKKLLYKPLQAFILGLCIATGTSVMAQLLPVKGNLINLNSREGEQLLLESKARTDYLPLSLQFVTQDNLAYCGVASIVMVLNALEIPAPESPEYGKFRLFTQENFFNNEKTRQVVEPQVVARKGMTLDQLSQLIETYAVKVQVYHAGNSSLEEFRKLAVQNLEQPGNFILVNYLRSSLGQETGGHISPIGAYNEKTDRFLIFDVSRYKYPPIWVSTSDLWQSMNTLDSDSGKTRGFVLINPQ
- a CDS encoding leucine-rich repeat domain-containing protein; the encoded protein is MTPAELLQLIQQAAKDKRTHLDLSDQKLTQLPPEIGTLTRLQELSITGNPLSEIPPEIGNLVNSKKIDFSFNELTTLPSEIGLINLTELHLTYNSLTRIPAEIGNLKNLTKLDISGNQLAELPAEIGNLVNLKILDIRDNQLQELPTEIGKLRNLEKLYLSRNQLKELPASIGNLTNLKILDVGKNYLTSIPSELGNLVNLNKLFIWNNKLTSLPPTIANLANLIVLDIPGNEFVKLPSEVGRLINLRELNLSNNKLKALPLEIANLTNLTHLSLAGNELTAVPLEISKLTNLQVLILSENQEKQLPVEIVKEGTQGILAYLQKRE
- a CDS encoding WGxxGxxG family protein, with protein sequence MKRSSIRNLLGASVVAASLAVLPATLPASAQTNTPSGTDTTTTTSPNYRTDDVRTTDTTRDNDFDWGWLGLLGLLGLAGLARRKEPTRYTTERDPDVVRSDYR
- a CDS encoding DUF4168 domain-containing protein, which translates into the protein MAICSAILTPVALAVPLPSSSDQGGMERSLDAASIPSEKVSQFVRAYVQVLGLVESQISQWSTAETTVEQGRPQPEIAAETVASVQAMAFVIIEQYGLTKQEYFQMLSLANTDAEFGERVAAQLQADFADSLSQE